Below is a genomic region from Flammeovirgaceae bacterium SG7u.111.
GTGATTTCATCGGCGCGCAGCATATTTCGACCGTTGATGGTATGCCAAACACCCACCACATCACTTGGCCTTCCTGTTAAAAGTGCCGCCCGTGTTGGTGAGCAACTTGGGGAAACATGAAAGTCGGTCAATCGAACAGCATCCTTTGCAAACCCATCAATACTAGGAGTTTGTGGTCCATTTTCCTTATAATACGAAAAGGCATTGTGGCTAATATCATCGGGCATTACAAAAATCACATTGGGCCTGTCCGTCGATTGAGCAGAAAGAGTAAGAGGTGTTATTAAAGTTAAAAAAAATAATAGCCGCAAAAGTTTCATGTCCTTTCTTTTTTTACAAAAATATTTTTAATGTCTGAAGTTATCCAAAGTAACAGCCCTCTCATATTTGACTAGAAAACCCTTCCTTAGATAACTTCTCCTTGTACAATTCCCCAACCTACTTCTTCACCAAAACAACTTTCTCCCCTGCCTTCGTTTCAACATCATATAGATATGTATCTGGCAGATCAAATCCCTTCAACACTGCTTTTTCAGAAATTAATGGTTCTTTGATCGACGGAGTTTGGTAAAATGGATTTTCGTTGTCTCCATTGGCAACCGTAAGGCCTCCTCCTCCTTCCAAAGCCAATTCCGAATAGCTTCTGATACGGCAATTGCCACCTAATTTTGATTTGATAATAGCCTTAACTACCTCTCCGTCTTTCCATTCCAATTCTTCTATTTCGAAACCGCCTCGTGCCCGTAAACCAGTAACTTTTCCTGTTTTCCAAGCGTCGGGCAATGCTGGGATCAGGTGAATAGCACCATCGTGACTTTGAAGCATCATTTCGGTTAAGCCCGAAGTAAAACCAAAGTTTCCATCGATTTGGAAGGGAGGGTGGGCATCCAACATATTGGCATAGGTTCCGCCACCTTTGGGAGAACCAGGACGGCCAACCAATTTAATTTGGTCGGTCATCATTTTATAAGCATGGTTACCGTCCAGCAAGCGAGCCCATTGGTTAATCTTCCAGTTCATAGACCAACCGGTTGATGGGTCTCCACGATAAACCAATACATTTCTGGTAGCCTCGGCTAATTCCGGGGTACGGAAAGGTGAAAACTGATTGGAAGGGTGCATGCCGTATAATTGCGAAATATGGCGGTGCTTATCTTCTGGGCTGTCCCAGTCGTTAATCCATTCCTGAACTTGACCATGCTGACCAATTTGATTTGGCGCCAACTTAGGAAGAGTGCCTTCAATTTGTTTAACCAGCCCGGCATCAGTACCCAATACTTTAGCTGCCTCAGCAGTTTTAGTCAGTATATCAAATATCAGTTGATTATCCATGGTAGTCGCATAAGCAATATTTACCATGTTTGGCATATGTGCAGGCCTGTTTTCAGGTGAAGTAGAAGGGGCAAAAATTAACCAGCCATTATCAGGTTCGGGCGTTAAAAAGCTAAGGCAAAACTCGGCAGCACCTTTCATGGCAGGATATACATCCCGCAAATAGTCCAAATCGCCATTATATAAGTACTTTTCCCATAAATGCTGGCTCAACCAAAGCCCACCACTTGGCCACATCCCCCAAGTTGCGCCGTCAACTGGGCCGCAGATGCGCCATAAGTCCGTATTATGATGGCATACCCACCCATCAGCTCCGTACATATCCTGGGCGGTTTGCTGACCGGCCACCGATAGTTCTTTTACCAACTCAATCAACGGTTCATGGGTTTCACTAAGGTTCGTAGGCTCAGCAGGCCAGTAATTCATTTCCGTATTAATATTTACGGTATAAGCACTTTTCCATGGAGGTGTGAGCTGATTACACCATATCCCTTGCAAATTACCAGCTTGACCACCTGGCTGCGAAGAACAGATCAACAGGTAGCGTCCATACTGAAAATATAGGGCCGCTAAAGCAGGGTCATTCCCTTGGCTAAATTCTTTAATACGAACATCAGTAGGATTCTTAACGGAATCGGTTGCGCCCAAATCAAGCGAAACCCTATTGAAATAATTTTGGTAAAAAGCGGAATGTTCAGACTTTAACTGCTCATAATTTTTCTTTTCGGCTCCAGCTAAATACCCTACGGCACGCTCGTGCTCATCGGCACTGACATCTTGATAGTTTACAAAGTTAGTCGCAATAGATACATACAAAGTAGCACTATTGGCATCGGTTAAAGAAAGGTTGTTACCAGATGTGTGTAATACGCCGCCATCAGGTACAATTTTAAGCCTCGACTCAAAATCTATGCGCCCTTTAATTGGAGTTGTATCTATGGGGGTTCTCTTGCTTTTGGTATCGGCACAAGTTCCTGTCATTTTTAGTATTTCCATCCCTTCGGTTTCAACTCTGACAGCAGCTGGCTCGGGCCTGTCCATGCCTGCGGAGAAAGAAAGCTTACCTTTTTCGCTAGCCGTAAGCCTTATTATCAACACCTGATCGGTAAAGGAGGTAAACACTTCTCGGGTATATACTACACCATCCACTGTGTAAGAGGTTTTAGCAACGGCATTTTCAATATCCAACTCTCGGTAATAATCAGAGTAATTTGCATGACCTTCAAAGTTGAGTCGCAGATTACCTACTGTTTCATAATTCATACCATGCGATATTTTTGAAATAATATTCGCATTAGCCAGATCGTGAGCTTCTTTGTATTTTCCATCAAACAACAGTTGACGAATTTCTTCTAAAACCTCCTTGGCTTCGGGGTTGTCGTTTCGGTGTGGTCCACCTGACCATAGGGTTTCTTCATTCAACTGAATATTCTCCTGATCAGGAATCCCAAATACCATTGCTCCTAGCCGACCATTCCCAATGGGTAACGCTTCATTCCAATTAGCTGCAGGGGCATCATACCATAGCTTCAAAGAAGAGGGTTGATCAACGTCAGCCTGCATACACGACATGCATAAAACACTCAGAAATACAGCTATCCAATAAGGAATAAAACGATTTGGTTTTCGGTTTTTATTTTCTGATAAAACATTTAGCCTCAACGAATCTTTACCATTCTCTTTCATTTCAATATTTTTAATTAATGTTCATCTTAGCCCAAAAGCTGTTTTGAAGCTAAATTTAAAAATGGTTATAGCTTATTTTGCCTCATTATGCACCGAAAGAAGCTATAATAAATTTGAAGGTATGTTTCCAAACAGCTTCTCAAGAAAGTAAATAATATTTAGGTCTGGCAATACCTGCAAATCACACGCCCAATGGCAATCATATGGACTGTTTCACTACAAAAACTCTCAAGTCAGAAGACTAAAAAAATCCTCATTCATGCCATTTTAGATGTTCTCCAACTCACCTCCAGAGATATTATAATTAGGATTTATCTTGTATTAAAAAGAAGCAATCAACAGTAATATTAGTGTTGACTATTGCTTGAATAAAAAATGTACTAGGCCAGGCGATCATCTCCCGACCCAGTAAATTTAAGGTTCAACAAATAAAAATGGCAACTTTATTCAAAATCAGCCTCTGAAATAGTAATTGTCTCACCCTCAGCAATTGAATACTCAAGGGTTTTCTCACCATGACGGACAACTAGTGGCTTGCCTAAAAGTGATTTGATTTTACACTGTACCAATTTTCCTTCTTCCCATTCAATATCCACCTCAAATCCATCCCTTGCACGGAGGCCTTTTACCGAACCATTTGCCCAAGCTTTGGGAAGTGCTGGCAGAAGATGAATTTCATTATTTTGACTTTGAACCAGCATTTCAGCAATGCCGGCCGTAGCACCAAAATTGGCATCGATTTGGAAAACTCGCCTTCCACTAAGCAAGTTTGAGGTCAGCCCATGCATCACATGGTTGTTGAGCATACTATGGGCACGGTCACCGTCACCTACACGAGCCCATAAAGAAATTCGCCATGCCCCTGGCCAACCGCCAGAGTTTCCTCTTTGAATCAGTGATGTTTTTGCCGCCTCAAAAAGGTCGGGAGTATCATAAGGATTAATCTGCTTACTTGGATATAGCCCATAGAGGTGCGAAACATGGCTATGAGGATTGTTGGGATTATCCCAGTCTTCCTGCCATTCTTGAAGCTGGCCATGTTTGCCAATTTTCATTGGAGCTAGGCGATCTTTTGTTTTCTTCACTTTCTTTCTAAAATCCTTATCCACCCCCAAAACCTCAGATGCCTTCATGCAATTGGCAAAAAGGTCGTTCAGAATCTGTAAATCCATAGTAGGCCCTGCACAAAGCGATGCCCCACTGCGGTCCGAACTCATCCCGTCCTTGTTTGTTCCTCCATGACTATGTTCTGGCGAAATTGATGGAGAAGTAATAAGGTATCCATCTTCATTCTTCACAAGAGCATCAAGGAAAAATTCAGCCGCCCCTTTCATGATCGGATATGATTTTTTCAGATGTTCGATATCGCCGGTGTACAGGTAATGTTCCCAAAGGTGTTGGCACAACCATGCGCCACCTGTTGGCCACATGCCCCAATGTGCCCCATCGACCGGTGCTGTGCCCCGCCATAGGTCTGTGTTGTGATGAACCACCCAACCACCAGCTTTATAATGGACTTCGGCCGTTTTCTTTCCTGGTTCTTGCAACTCGCCAACCATACGAAGGAAAGGTTCGTGACATTCACTAAGGTTACCAACCTCTGCCACCCAATAGTTCATTTGAATATTGATATTGATAGTGTACTTACTGCACCACGGAGGGTTGATCGTTCCATTCCAGATTCCTTGCAGGTTAAGCGGTTGTGTACCAGGACGAGATCCGGCAATCATCAAATATCGACCGTATTGGAAAAGCTGTTCATCAAGTAGAGGATCTGCCCCTCCATCTATTACACTTTTAAGTCGTTGGTCTGTAGGCAAATCATCATTTTTACCTCCAAGGTCAAGAGATACACGGTCAAAAAGCGCTGAGTAATCATCAGTATGCCTTTTGTAGAGTTGGCTAAAGGATTTGCCCTCTGTATTGGCTATGTATGCATTTACTTTTTTTACAGGATCACCGCTTACATCTTTGGCATTAACAAAACTGGTGGCTGCTACATAAACAAGCGTAACCGAGTTGGCATCCCTTACAGAGATTTTACTTCCTTGATCAATAACCTCCCCACCTTCTGCCAATACTTTCACCTTTGCCGCAAATTTGATCCCCTCGCCTTCCCATGGACCAATCAACCCTCTTTCCTTGCGTTTCCCTAGCTGACCGGTCATCAAAAGGGCATTGCCATCTAATACTTCGGATGTTGAGCGATGTGGACTAGTCAGCAACAAATCGAAAGTGATTTTCCCTCGCCCGCTGCTCTCAAGCCGCATAACGATGGCTTGGTCAGGATACGAGGCAAATGTTTTGCGTGTATAGTCAACTCCTCCAATAGTGTAGCTGACCGTACTTACTGCTTTTTCTAAATCGAGCTCGCGTCGATAATTCTGTGATTTTTCGCTCTGGGAAAACATGAGAAAAAGATCGCCAAGTGGCTGGTAGGCCATTTGCTTAACTGGGTTACCCATCATTTTCCCGGCCAGCTTTTCAGCTTCTATGTACTTCCCTTCGTCGAGCAACTTACGGACAGCCGCCAGATGCTGATAGGCATCAGGATTAGCGTAATCGTGCGGGCCACCATTCCATAAAGTTTCTTCATTTAGCTGCAGTTGTTCTTGGTGGATTCCTCCATATATCATAGCTCCCAATCGACCATTTCCGATGGGCAACGCCTTGGTCCATTCTGTTGCCGGCTCTGTGTACCAAAGCGATAACTTGTTGTCTTTGGTTGTAGTCTCTTGCGACTGGGCAAAACATATAGTTGGTTTTCCAAACAGTGAACTCAGCCCTCCTATTATAAGGGCAAAGAGAAAGTGCTTTATTTTCATATTATTTTAGGGTCTTGAAGTTTTAAAGCATGTTTAAAATAAATCTGCTTCGCTACAAATGCGCATATCGCACCCGTACCCGAGTCGAGAACTTTACTTCGAAATATTATAGTTTTCACTGAACAGCGCTGTTCCACGGTGGCTGCTACTGGGACACCAGTCCGATAAAACATTTACTTCTTTGGTAAGAATCACAATCTGAGCATTTTCCCTTGAAAGGATAATTTTAAACAAGCTCTTATTTTGATGAAAAAAGGTAAAAAAACTGATAGTATCGATTGTCTATCCTTATAATAAGGACTTCAATCATGTCTAGAAAATAGGCCACCGAAAAAAACCAGTGGCCTCACTAAAATTTATACTAACGCTCTATTAATATCCTGGTGTTTGTGTAAGTTCACCGTCTGTAGCATCGCCATTGGCTTTCTGAATTTCTTCAATGGCAATGGGAATAAAATACAATCTATCGTCCCAAGCTCTTTCGAATAAACTGACAGGAGTATATGTTTTTACACCGGTATCAACATCTTTGACAATATCTATCCCATGTAGGTTTACAACTTCTGTATACGGAGCAATTTTCCATCTTCTCACATCAAAGTATCTGTGCTCTTCAAAAGCCAACTCAACTCGTCGTTCGTTATAAAGTTTTGTTCGAAGTTCCTCTCCAGTAACTGTTGCCGGAATTGCAGGCATTTCAACAGTTGGCCTCGCTCTTATCATGTTTAAATACTCTCTGCAAGTAGCTTCATCACCAAGTTCAAACATTGCTTCGGCATAATTGAGGTATACCTCACCTAACCTGAAGCGGATATAAGGGCTGACGTAATTTTGGCTCCAGCCCATATCAGGCATAACATCGGTTCCTGGCATAAACTTTCTCAAGGTATAATTACTACGAGGGTTATCTCCGCTTTGCTTATACGAATCGAAGCCCCATGTAGCTCCATCTGACGAGATCCACTTCTCCATAATTACATCACGTAATTCTGTTCCATCAAAAGTGACTGATTGATAAAAGCGTGGGTCGCGATTAGCGTAAGGATTTTGCGGGTCGTATCCCGAAGCCGGGTTGATTGTAGCAGTGTTTACATGGTTCTCTTTGATAAAAGGAAGTTCTCCATTCGTCATTTCGTAATCATCTACCAGGTTTTGAGACACGCCACCGGCGCCTCCCCAACCACCATAAGCACCCCACCGGCGACCCATCATGTACATTGGCAGGTCATGGGCATTCGATGCCGTATAATTTCTAGCCCAAATTAATTCGTTATTAGCCGTTCCGCTAGGGGCATTAAAAAGTGTGGTATAATCAGGATGAAGCGAATAATTTCCATCATCGATCAAATCTAGCGCTGCATCTGCTGCCTTCTGCCATTTTGATTGATCATTACTCTCATTAAAAAGCGGAGAAGCCATGTATAAGTAAAACCGGGAAAGCAAAGCCTTGGCAACCGATTGGTTTACTTTTCCAAAATCACCATCGCTGGCAAATATTGCTTCAGGTAAGTCAGGCATAGCTGCTGCTATATCAGCTTCTACATATGCAGCACACTCATCCATTGTATTGCGTGGAAAACTAAATTCGTCGTCCAATGCATACACCTTATCAATAATGGGTACACCGCCATACCTTACCATAAGCCTAAAGTACATAAATGCACGAATAACCCGTGCCTCAGCAATTAAAGATGTTTTTTCGTCATTATCCAACACCTCGTTGCCCTCCATTTCATCAAGGAAGACTAGAATCTTTCTAATGACATCATAATCTCTGTTCCATGTATACACACTGCCTCCACCTCTGAAATTCGCCCTATCATCTACATTATCAGAATTGAGCGTGTTGTTTAATATAACACCAGGATAGCGGTTCGTCTGGTTGAAACACATTTCGTCGGTAGCTTTAGCCATCATATTGGGACCGACGGCATCTTCAATACTACTATATATTGCATTATGATAGGCTCTGATCAGACTTGCATCCGTCCAAACTGCGGTATCGGCAATCCGATCTTTTGGTTCAAGATCAAGAACACTATCGTTACATGCAACAAGCAAGAGTGTTGCTATAAATATTATTAATATCTTTTTCATTTTCGTCAGTTTTAGAATTTCACATTAACACCCAAATTGAGAACTCTCAACGGCGGATAGTATATTTCCTGACCGCTTACTTCTGGGTCGGTATACTTAATCTCCTTTGCCCATGTGAGTAAGTTGAATCCACTAACATAAAAGCGGGCGCTCTCTAAATTAATTTTGGACACTAACTCTTTTGGCAAGGTATAGCCAAGCTCGGTAGTTTTCAACCTGATAAATGAAGCATCATACAAAAAGAATGTAGACTGACCTATGTTGTTATGGTTGGATCTTGGCATGGTACCATTTGGGTTATCTACCGTCCAGCGGTCTTCTGCTCTCTCAGTAAAGGCATTCGCAAATTCATTTCTAATTGCTAAATCGGCAAACCGTCTCGCCCAGTTTACAGCACCAGCTTGTCCTTGGAAAAACACGTTCAAGTCGAAATTTTTATATTCGAACCCTAAAGTCAGCCCGTACACCCACTTAGGTGTTACTGTTTTATCCCACCTAACCCTGTCTTGATCATTGATTTCCCCATCTCCATTTTGGTCAACGATTTTAATATCACCAAGACCAGAATTACCATTATGTGGGTAAGCATCAAGCTCTGCTTGGGTGTTAAAAATTCCATCTGCCACATAAAATAGTTCTGCACCTATAGGCTTGCCAGTCTGATCTTGATACGCCTCGGTATTTGGTGTTTCATCCATAAACACCACTTTGCTTTCAGCATATGCCACATTTCCGTCAATAAAATAACTAAAATCGTTGAACGTCTTCTGATGTCCTAGCACAAGCTCAAAGCCCTTTCCATCAACCTCTCCAATATTCTCATTTGGCAAGCCAGGAAAACCTAAAATTTCTGGTATTGAAAGATTTCGTGAAGCAAGGATATTAGAGCGGTTTTCTTTCCAAAACGTCAAATCCATTTTGAGCAAATTATTCCAAAGAGCAGTTTCCAAACCAATATCGGTTTTCTTACTTACTTCCCAAGTGATATTTGGATTGGGCAAGGTATTCGGGTATACACCTGGTACATCAGAAGTACCAAACACGTAGTTATTGCCAAATGAATAAGACTGTAAATATTGCCATTGACCAACCCGGTCATTACCAATTTCACCGTATGAAAACCTCAATTTCAAATTATCTACAAACGTGAGGTTGTTTTTCATGAAAGGTTCTTCCGACATTCTCCAACCTGCCGAAATTCCGGGAAAGAACCCATAACGTTTTCCCTCAGGGAAGACTTGGGAGCCATCGTAACGGAACA
It encodes:
- a CDS encoding glycoside hydrolase family 95 protein, whose translation is MKENGKDSLRLNVLSENKNRKPNRFIPYWIAVFLSVLCMSCMQADVDQPSSLKLWYDAPAANWNEALPIGNGRLGAMVFGIPDQENIQLNEETLWSGGPHRNDNPEAKEVLEEIRQLLFDGKYKEAHDLANANIISKISHGMNYETVGNLRLNFEGHANYSDYYRELDIENAVAKTSYTVDGVVYTREVFTSFTDQVLIIRLTASEKGKLSFSAGMDRPEPAAVRVETEGMEILKMTGTCADTKSKRTPIDTTPIKGRIDFESRLKIVPDGGVLHTSGNNLSLTDANSATLYVSIATNFVNYQDVSADEHERAVGYLAGAEKKNYEQLKSEHSAFYQNYFNRVSLDLGATDSVKNPTDVRIKEFSQGNDPALAALYFQYGRYLLICSSQPGGQAGNLQGIWCNQLTPPWKSAYTVNINTEMNYWPAEPTNLSETHEPLIELVKELSVAGQQTAQDMYGADGWVCHHNTDLWRICGPVDGATWGMWPSGGLWLSQHLWEKYLYNGDLDYLRDVYPAMKGAAEFCLSFLTPEPDNGWLIFAPSTSPENRPAHMPNMVNIAYATTMDNQLIFDILTKTAEAAKVLGTDAGLVKQIEGTLPKLAPNQIGQHGQVQEWINDWDSPEDKHRHISQLYGMHPSNQFSPFRTPELAEATRNVLVYRGDPSTGWSMNWKINQWARLLDGNHAYKMMTDQIKLVGRPGSPKGGGTYANMLDAHPPFQIDGNFGFTSGLTEMMLQSHDGAIHLIPALPDAWKTGKVTGLRARGGFEIEELEWKDGEVVKAIIKSKLGGNCRIRSYSELALEGGGGLTVANGDNENPFYQTPSIKEPLISEKAVLKGFDLPDTYLYDVETKAGEKVVLVKK
- a CDS encoding glycoside hydrolase family 95 protein, encoding MKIKHFLFALIIGGLSSLFGKPTICFAQSQETTTKDNKLSLWYTEPATEWTKALPIGNGRLGAMIYGGIHQEQLQLNEETLWNGGPHDYANPDAYQHLAAVRKLLDEGKYIEAEKLAGKMMGNPVKQMAYQPLGDLFLMFSQSEKSQNYRRELDLEKAVSTVSYTIGGVDYTRKTFASYPDQAIVMRLESSGRGKITFDLLLTSPHRSTSEVLDGNALLMTGQLGKRKERGLIGPWEGEGIKFAAKVKVLAEGGEVIDQGSKISVRDANSVTLVYVAATSFVNAKDVSGDPVKKVNAYIANTEGKSFSQLYKRHTDDYSALFDRVSLDLGGKNDDLPTDQRLKSVIDGGADPLLDEQLFQYGRYLMIAGSRPGTQPLNLQGIWNGTINPPWCSKYTININIQMNYWVAEVGNLSECHEPFLRMVGELQEPGKKTAEVHYKAGGWVVHHNTDLWRGTAPVDGAHWGMWPTGGAWLCQHLWEHYLYTGDIEHLKKSYPIMKGAAEFFLDALVKNEDGYLITSPSISPEHSHGGTNKDGMSSDRSGASLCAGPTMDLQILNDLFANCMKASEVLGVDKDFRKKVKKTKDRLAPMKIGKHGQLQEWQEDWDNPNNPHSHVSHLYGLYPSKQINPYDTPDLFEAAKTSLIQRGNSGGWPGAWRISLWARVGDGDRAHSMLNNHVMHGLTSNLLSGRRVFQIDANFGATAGIAEMLVQSQNNEIHLLPALPKAWANGSVKGLRARDGFEVDIEWEEGKLVQCKIKSLLGKPLVVRHGEKTLEYSIAEGETITISEADFE
- a CDS encoding RagB/SusD family nutrient uptake outer membrane protein, whose translation is MKKILIIFIATLLLVACNDSVLDLEPKDRIADTAVWTDASLIRAYHNAIYSSIEDAVGPNMMAKATDEMCFNQTNRYPGVILNNTLNSDNVDDRANFRGGGSVYTWNRDYDVIRKILVFLDEMEGNEVLDNDEKTSLIAEARVIRAFMYFRLMVRYGGVPIIDKVYALDDEFSFPRNTMDECAAYVEADIAAAMPDLPEAIFASDGDFGKVNQSVAKALLSRFYLYMASPLFNESNDQSKWQKAADAALDLIDDGNYSLHPDYTTLFNAPSGTANNELIWARNYTASNAHDLPMYMMGRRWGAYGGWGGAGGVSQNLVDDYEMTNGELPFIKENHVNTATINPASGYDPQNPYANRDPRFYQSVTFDGTELRDVIMEKWISSDGATWGFDSYKQSGDNPRSNYTLRKFMPGTDVMPDMGWSQNYVSPYIRFRLGEVYLNYAEAMFELGDEATCREYLNMIRARPTVEMPAIPATVTGEELRTKLYNERRVELAFEEHRYFDVRRWKIAPYTEVVNLHGIDIVKDVDTGVKTYTPVSLFERAWDDRLYFIPIAIEEIQKANGDATDGELTQTPGY